The Arthrobacter sp. NicSoilC5 genome has a window encoding:
- a CDS encoding DinB family protein, with protein sequence MPIVPDEKDWTWVLSRPCPECNFHASTATPATVPGSIESMIPRWLAVLRRPDAAERPDGQTWSALEYACHVRDVFTLFNQRLNLMLAEDGARFADWDQDRTALEKDYANADPSEVGPELAAEGHEAAESFAGVPEEDWGRKGLRSNGSEFTVLTLSQYFLHDVVHHLHDVDG encoded by the coding sequence ATGCCTATCGTTCCTGATGAAAAGGACTGGACCTGGGTCCTGTCACGGCCCTGCCCGGAATGCAACTTCCATGCCTCCACCGCCACCCCTGCCACGGTTCCCGGAAGCATCGAAAGCATGATTCCCCGGTGGCTGGCCGTCCTCCGCCGGCCGGACGCGGCGGAGCGCCCCGACGGGCAGACGTGGTCGGCGCTGGAGTACGCGTGCCATGTGCGGGACGTCTTCACCCTTTTCAACCAGCGCCTGAACCTGATGCTCGCCGAGGATGGCGCCCGCTTCGCGGACTGGGACCAGGACCGGACAGCCCTTGAGAAGGACTACGCCAACGCCGATCCATCCGAGGTGGGCCCGGAACTGGCGGCGGAAGGTCACGAGGCCGCCGAGTCCTTCGCCGGCGTCCCGGAAGAGGACTGGGGCCGCAAGGGCCTGCGCAGCAACGGCTCGGAGTTCACCGTCCTGACGCTTTCCCAGTATTTCCTGCACGACG
- a CDS encoding ATP-binding cassette domain-containing protein, with protein MSPEARLGAESMVQLAGLMKRFGRNTALDDVTLTIGPGEVFGYLGPDGAGKTATIRLLMGMLGQCAGGRGHHCGAGGARRRRVPAQGRSRAG; from the coding sequence ATGAGCCCGGAAGCGCGCCTGGGCGCGGAGAGTATGGTGCAGCTGGCTGGCCTGATGAAGCGGTTCGGCCGGAACACAGCGCTCGACGACGTGACCCTCACCATTGGACCGGGCGAGGTGTTCGGATACCTGGGCCCCGACGGGGCAGGCAAGACCGCCACCATCCGGCTCCTGATGGGGATGCTGGGACAGTGTGCTGGTGGCCGCGGGCACCATTGCGGTGCTGGTGGCGCTCGTCGTCGCCGGGTTCCGGCGCAGGGACGTAGCCGGGCCGGCTGA
- a CDS encoding DNA topoisomerase IV subunit A, translating to MARRQNSTPIADDSYTENIVDIDVTSEMQGSFLEYAYSVIYSRALPDARDGLKPVQRRILYMMSDMGLRPDRGHVKSARVVGEVMGKLHPHGDAAIYDAMVRMAQGFSLRLPLIDGHGNFGSLDDGPAAPRYTEARLAAAALTLTNHLDEDVVDFVPNYDNQLTQPDVLPAAFPNLLVNGATGIAVGMATNMAPHNLVEVISAARHLIANPDATLDDLMRFVPGPDLPSGGRIVGLDGIRDAYATGRGSFKTRAKVEIEQLSARRTGLVVTELPYMVGPEKVIEKIKDAVNAKKLTGISDIVDLTDRKHGLRLVIELKNGFNPTAVLQQLYRYTPMEDSFGINNVTLVDGQPQTLGLVDLLSVYVNHRINVVRRRTVFRLGKKKDRLHLVEGLLIAIVDIDEVIQIIRSSDEAAAARERLMSIYDLTEVQANYILELRLRQLTKYSRIELEKEQDELRREIAELQAILDSEELLRTVVSDELGAIAEEHGTPRRTVLLESEAVSPTVAAAELAGAKKGKAAPLSLEIADDPCWAILTASGQVARTSTQEPLAEAGPRSRHDVYTSVVKTSARGEIAAVTSQGRMLRLQVMDMPVLPPVAGLPNLAGGVPAKEFLTLVKGESLVAFVRLDEVLAIGTAQGVVKRVQPDYPLNREDWEVITLKDKDVVVGVAPAGADDTELVFLTREAQLLKFPAAVVRPQGRTAGGMAGIKLAAGDQVIFFGAVQPQDEAAVVVTIAGTNGALPGTAPGTAKVTAFSEYPAKGRATAGVRSHRFLKGEDMLLLAWAGHGPAKASSAGGVARSLPQEHGRRDGSGVPLSQAVEVVGPAMAWMDGGAAGDAAAAGDAAE from the coding sequence ATGGCCCGCCGCCAGAATTCAACGCCCATCGCGGACGACAGCTACACGGAGAACATCGTCGATATCGACGTCACGTCCGAGATGCAGGGTTCGTTCCTGGAGTACGCCTACTCGGTGATCTACTCGCGCGCCCTGCCTGACGCCCGGGACGGCCTGAAGCCGGTACAGCGCCGCATCCTGTACATGATGAGCGACATGGGCCTGCGCCCGGACCGCGGCCACGTCAAGAGTGCGCGCGTGGTGGGCGAAGTCATGGGCAAGCTGCACCCGCACGGTGACGCCGCCATCTACGACGCCATGGTGCGCATGGCGCAGGGCTTTTCGCTGCGGCTGCCCCTGATTGACGGGCACGGCAACTTTGGCTCGCTCGACGACGGCCCGGCAGCACCGCGGTACACCGAGGCCCGGCTGGCGGCGGCCGCCCTCACGCTCACCAACCACCTGGACGAAGACGTGGTGGACTTCGTCCCCAACTACGACAACCAGCTGACCCAGCCGGACGTCCTCCCCGCCGCCTTCCCCAACCTGCTGGTCAACGGCGCCACCGGCATCGCCGTCGGCATGGCCACCAACATGGCCCCGCACAACCTGGTGGAGGTCATTTCCGCCGCCCGGCACCTGATCGCCAACCCCGACGCAACCCTGGATGACCTCATGCGGTTCGTCCCGGGCCCGGACCTGCCCAGCGGTGGCCGGATCGTGGGCCTGGACGGCATCCGCGACGCCTACGCCACCGGCCGCGGCTCGTTCAAGACCAGGGCCAAGGTGGAAATCGAGCAGCTCTCCGCGCGCCGCACCGGACTGGTGGTCACGGAACTGCCGTACATGGTGGGCCCGGAAAAGGTGATCGAAAAGATCAAGGATGCGGTCAATGCGAAGAAGCTGACCGGCATCAGCGACATCGTGGACCTGACCGACCGCAAGCACGGGTTGCGGCTGGTCATCGAGCTCAAGAACGGCTTCAACCCCACCGCCGTGCTGCAGCAGCTCTACCGGTACACGCCGATGGAGGACTCCTTCGGCATCAACAACGTCACCCTGGTGGACGGCCAGCCGCAGACGCTGGGCCTGGTGGACCTGCTGTCCGTGTACGTCAACCACCGGATCAACGTGGTCCGTCGCCGCACCGTTTTCCGCCTGGGCAAGAAGAAGGACCGCCTGCACCTGGTGGAGGGCCTCCTCATCGCCATCGTGGACATCGACGAGGTCATCCAGATCATCCGGTCCTCGGACGAGGCCGCGGCGGCCCGCGAGCGGCTGATGTCCATCTACGACCTCACCGAGGTCCAGGCCAACTACATCCTTGAACTGCGCCTGCGGCAGCTCACCAAGTACTCCCGGATCGAGCTGGAGAAGGAGCAGGACGAGCTGCGCCGCGAGATCGCGGAACTCCAGGCCATCCTGGACTCCGAGGAACTGCTGCGCACCGTGGTCTCCGACGAACTCGGTGCGATTGCCGAGGAACACGGCACCCCGCGCCGGACGGTCCTCCTGGAGTCCGAGGCCGTGTCCCCCACCGTCGCCGCTGCCGAGCTCGCCGGGGCGAAGAAGGGCAAGGCTGCGCCGCTGTCCCTCGAGATCGCTGACGACCCCTGCTGGGCCATCCTCACCGCCTCCGGGCAGGTGGCACGCACCAGCACCCAGGAACCGCTGGCCGAGGCAGGGCCCCGGAGCAGGCACGACGTGTACACCTCGGTGGTCAAGACGTCGGCCCGCGGCGAAATCGCGGCGGTCACCTCGCAGGGCCGGATGCTCAGGCTGCAGGTCATGGACATGCCGGTCCTGCCTCCTGTGGCCGGCCTGCCCAACCTGGCCGGCGGCGTGCCGGCCAAGGAGTTCCTCACCCTGGTGAAGGGTGAGTCCCTGGTGGCGTTCGTGCGGCTGGATGAAGTCCTGGCCATCGGCACCGCGCAGGGCGTGGTGAAGCGGGTCCAGCCGGACTACCCGCTGAACCGGGAAGACTGGGAAGTCATCACTCTGAAGGACAAGGACGTGGTGGTGGGAGTCGCTCCGGCCGGGGCCGATGACACCGAACTGGTGTTCCTCACCCGGGAAGCACAGCTGCTGAAGTTCCCCGCAGCCGTGGTCCGTCCCCAGGGGCGCACTGCCGGCGGCATGGCCGGGATCAAACTGGCCGCGGGTGACCAGGTGATCTTCTTTGGTGCCGTACAGCCCCAGGACGAGGCCGCCGTCGTGGTCACCATCGCCGGGACCAACGGCGCCCTCCCAGGCACCGCCCCGGGCACGGCCAAGGTCACCGCATTCTCCGAATATCCGGCCAAGGGGCGTGCCACTGCAGGGGTCCGGTCGCACCGGTTCCTCAAGGGCGAGGACATGCTGCTCCTCGCGTGGGCGGGCCACGGGCCGGCCAAGGCGTCCTCCGCCGGCGGAGTGGCGCGGTCACTGCCGCAGGAACACGGCCGCCGTGACGGCTCGGGCGTCCCGCTCTCCCAGGCCGTGGAGGTAGTGGGCCCGGCCATGGCGTGGATGGACGGCGGCGCAGCAGGGGACGCCGCAGCAGCAGGGGACGCCGCGGAGTAG